One segment of Solanum lycopersicum chromosome 1, SLM_r2.1 DNA contains the following:
- the LOC101262250 gene encoding uncharacterized protein isoform X1: MEQLVNFIIRPPRAEYDPKNDLLDEEFMLKGKWYQRKDLEVKNSRDDFLKCSHYMPLIRPEGKLLPCVIYCHGNSGCRADASEAAIILLPSNITVFTLDFSGSGLSGGEHVTLGWNEKDDLRAVVEYLRTDGNVSLIGLWGRSMGAVTSLMYGAEDPSIAGMVLDSPFSDLVDLMTELVDTYKIRLPKFTVKFAIQYMRRAVLKKAKFDIAELNTIKVAKSCFVPVLLGHGVDDDFIQPHHSDRVFDAYMGDKNIIKFEGDHNSPRPQFYFDSISIFFNNVLQPPMDEAGAAFFDMPQDYFGKGSWSTVHELDYMDDVHDVAAAPTSSTEDVIKQVRSKRPMSRIEVPSDISAQDNQTADQEEGTGTYSAPSSSKMISFELSNGDPFGPNVPASIDDDDYVEYPLDNMADFPSNVDEEERMLMKAVLESLKDLEVKPPPAEQASSDDVIELPQPLQGAREELSTAKQCTPSKEISASAIVFNEQNSDAKVQVPDTKKVSVTPANSTSSAKEVECNGTSHREKSVSNQSSSSVDTVDGTKATVTVVKNPTSNVMDGLWRRWDLNFFKNK; encoded by the exons GGCTGAGTATGACCCTAAAAATGATCTACTTGATGAAGAATTCATGCTTAAAGGGAAATGGTACCAAAGGAAGGATCTGGAG GTTAAAAATAGTAGGGATGATTTTCTTAAATGTAGCCATTATATGCCTCTTATTCGTCCAGAAGGAAAGCTGCTACCTTGTGTGATATACTGTCATGGGAACAG CGGGTGTAGAGCAGATGCCAGTGAAGCTGCTATTATATTATTGCCATCAAACATCACTGTTTTCACCCTTGACTTTTCTGGATCTGGACTTTCTGGAGGAGAGCACGTTACGTTGGGGTGGAATGAA AAGGACGATCTCAGAGCTGTGGTTGAATATCTGCGGACAGATGGCAATGTTTCTTTGATTGGCTTGTGGGGCCGTTCAATGGGTGCTGTTACTAG CCTCATGTACGGTGCTGAGGATCCATCCATTGCTGGAATGGTTTTAGACAGTCCCTTCTCTGATTTGGTTGATTTGATGACCGAACTTGTAGACACTTACAAAATACGGCTACCCAAGTTCACC GTGAAATTTGCAATCCAATATATGCGCAGAGCTGTTTTAAAAAAGGCAAAGTTTGACATAGCTGAGTTGAACACAATTAAG GTTGCAAAGTCATGCTTTGTTCCTGTTTTACTGGGTCATGGTGttgatgatgattttatacAGCCCCATCATTCAGATCGTGTATTTGATGCTTACATG GGAGACaagaatattataaaatttgaggGTGATCACAACTCTCCGCGCCCACAGTTTTATTTTGATTCTATAAgtatcttcttcaacaatgttTTGCAACCACCAATGGATGAAGCTGGTGCTGCATTCTTTGACATGCCACAAGATTATTTTGGCAAG GGCAGTTGGAGTACAGTCCATGAACTGGACTATATGGATGATGTCCATGATG TTGCAGCTGCACCAACTAGTAGCACCGAAGATGTAATAAAGCAGGTTCGCTCCAAAAGACCCATGAGTCGGATAGAG GTCCCTTCTGACATATCTGCTCAGGATAACCAAACTGCAGACCAG gAAGAAGGTACTGGAACCTACTCTGCCCCATCATCTTCAAAAATGATCAGCTTTGAACTTTCCAATGGTGATCCATTTGGTCCCAATGTTCCTGCATCAATAGATGATGATGACTATGTTGAATACCCACTTGATAATATGGCAGATTTTCCTAGTAATGtagatgaagaagaaagg ATGTTAATGAAAGCAGTACTCGAATCTTTAAAGGACCTGGAGGTTAAACCTCCTCCGGCTGAACAAGCGTCCTCAGATGATGTCATAGAACTTCCTCAACCCCTGCAGGGCGCTAGAGAGGAGTTGTCTACTGCAAAGCAATGTACACCCTCAAAAGAAATTAGTGCTAGTGCCATAGTTTTTAATGAGCAAAATTCAGacgccaaagtccaagttccagATACTAAAAAAGTATCAGTAACTCCAGCTAATAGTACTTCATCAGCGAAAGAAGTGGAATGCAATGGAACTTCTCATCGTGAGAAGTCCGTCAGCAATCAAAGTTCGTCCAGTGTTGACACGGTTGATGGTACTAAAGCTACTGTGACTGTTGTAAAGAATCCAACAAGTAATGTCATGGATGGTTTGTGGCGTCGTTGGGATCTCAACTTCTTCAAGAACAAATAA
- the LOC101262250 gene encoding uncharacterized protein isoform X2 — protein sequence MEQLVNFIIRPPRAEYDPKNDLLDEEFMLKGKWYQRKDLEVKNSRDDFLKCSHYMPLIRPEGKLLPCVIYCHGNSGCRADASEAAIILLPSNITVFTLDFSGSGLSGGEHVTLGWNEKDDLRAVVEYLRTDGNVSLIGLWGRSMGAVTSLMYGAEDPSIAGMVLDSPFSDLVDLMTELVDTYKIRLPKFTVKFAIQYMRRAVLKKAKFDIAELNTIKVAKSCFVPVLLGHGVDDDFIQPHHSDRVFDAYMGDKNIIKFEGDHNSPRPQFYFDSISIFFNNVLQPPMDEAGAAFFDMPQDYFGKGSWSTVHELDYMDDVHDAAPTSSTEDVIKQVRSKRPMSRIEVPSDISAQDNQTADQEEGTGTYSAPSSSKMISFELSNGDPFGPNVPASIDDDDYVEYPLDNMADFPSNVDEEERMLMKAVLESLKDLEVKPPPAEQASSDDVIELPQPLQGAREELSTAKQCTPSKEISASAIVFNEQNSDAKVQVPDTKKVSVTPANSTSSAKEVECNGTSHREKSVSNQSSSSVDTVDGTKATVTVVKNPTSNVMDGLWRRWDLNFFKNK from the exons GGCTGAGTATGACCCTAAAAATGATCTACTTGATGAAGAATTCATGCTTAAAGGGAAATGGTACCAAAGGAAGGATCTGGAG GTTAAAAATAGTAGGGATGATTTTCTTAAATGTAGCCATTATATGCCTCTTATTCGTCCAGAAGGAAAGCTGCTACCTTGTGTGATATACTGTCATGGGAACAG CGGGTGTAGAGCAGATGCCAGTGAAGCTGCTATTATATTATTGCCATCAAACATCACTGTTTTCACCCTTGACTTTTCTGGATCTGGACTTTCTGGAGGAGAGCACGTTACGTTGGGGTGGAATGAA AAGGACGATCTCAGAGCTGTGGTTGAATATCTGCGGACAGATGGCAATGTTTCTTTGATTGGCTTGTGGGGCCGTTCAATGGGTGCTGTTACTAG CCTCATGTACGGTGCTGAGGATCCATCCATTGCTGGAATGGTTTTAGACAGTCCCTTCTCTGATTTGGTTGATTTGATGACCGAACTTGTAGACACTTACAAAATACGGCTACCCAAGTTCACC GTGAAATTTGCAATCCAATATATGCGCAGAGCTGTTTTAAAAAAGGCAAAGTTTGACATAGCTGAGTTGAACACAATTAAG GTTGCAAAGTCATGCTTTGTTCCTGTTTTACTGGGTCATGGTGttgatgatgattttatacAGCCCCATCATTCAGATCGTGTATTTGATGCTTACATG GGAGACaagaatattataaaatttgaggGTGATCACAACTCTCCGCGCCCACAGTTTTATTTTGATTCTATAAgtatcttcttcaacaatgttTTGCAACCACCAATGGATGAAGCTGGTGCTGCATTCTTTGACATGCCACAAGATTATTTTGGCAAG GGCAGTTGGAGTACAGTCCATGAACTGGACTATATGGATGATGTCCATGATG CTGCACCAACTAGTAGCACCGAAGATGTAATAAAGCAGGTTCGCTCCAAAAGACCCATGAGTCGGATAGAG GTCCCTTCTGACATATCTGCTCAGGATAACCAAACTGCAGACCAG gAAGAAGGTACTGGAACCTACTCTGCCCCATCATCTTCAAAAATGATCAGCTTTGAACTTTCCAATGGTGATCCATTTGGTCCCAATGTTCCTGCATCAATAGATGATGATGACTATGTTGAATACCCACTTGATAATATGGCAGATTTTCCTAGTAATGtagatgaagaagaaagg ATGTTAATGAAAGCAGTACTCGAATCTTTAAAGGACCTGGAGGTTAAACCTCCTCCGGCTGAACAAGCGTCCTCAGATGATGTCATAGAACTTCCTCAACCCCTGCAGGGCGCTAGAGAGGAGTTGTCTACTGCAAAGCAATGTACACCCTCAAAAGAAATTAGTGCTAGTGCCATAGTTTTTAATGAGCAAAATTCAGacgccaaagtccaagttccagATACTAAAAAAGTATCAGTAACTCCAGCTAATAGTACTTCATCAGCGAAAGAAGTGGAATGCAATGGAACTTCTCATCGTGAGAAGTCCGTCAGCAATCAAAGTTCGTCCAGTGTTGACACGGTTGATGGTACTAAAGCTACTGTGACTGTTGTAAAGAATCCAACAAGTAATGTCATGGATGGTTTGTGGCGTCGTTGGGATCTCAACTTCTTCAAGAACAAATAA
- the LOC101247158 gene encoding uncharacterized protein: protein MDRRSSIESEASVHLEINGMLSLTESGVPTVFEPHSTIETKNSSTSNSVSPKRGVVRAPEKKITLFALRLAVLEKAATGLGTLGFIWATVVLLGGFAITLDTTDFWVITTILLIEGTRIFSRSHELEWQHQATWSIADVGISSFRAIKSSTRSIVKAAKAVFKPFSDVTKANSREVGRNSQQTARGKWDKRRVSTRMWTSSEVPLLPYARWMFIARNVSKMLYWLQILSATACLVLSLMKLVLRNFGEVAKGDTDKRNRKSALLIFYSLAFTEALLFLLEKAYWEWKINFCRLLEEVNKECELGPSGMTCVRRFFYDAYSRCVNGSIFDGLKMDMVSFAMELLASSSPDEQLIGAQILRKFATSPRYCYDTLQKIGTDIVVMERLVEMLNWKDIQEEELRLSAAEIISKITGKKQNSLRVAGIPGAMESISSLLQISRMPTGASDEICEKRIIFDNENYGFWTFNHLGLLILKKLARDHDNCGKIGNTRGLLPKIIEFTQAGERLLTEESATPTQILTLKRSLQVVKMLASTAGATGKELRKEISEIVFTISNIRDLLRYGERHPTLQHLGIEILKSLGLEEDATERIGGTGGILKELCNIFLKEAMSNNHGHVRTAAGEALAMLALESKNNCHRILKLKVTGKLVEALEVPLLRINAARILRNLCVYSGEGYIEELRELASAGPTVLKAIMTEEHKLQEVMMGLGAHIFKFITPEESIIMFQSAKIQEAELAAKLVEILKKHQHPSIKVPRIRRFVIELSIWMMRDKRTNIQVLGNLGMETELEYIIETTSELESFNVFSGTVGMNRHGVTIHSLVDTAMKLLAGEKEL, encoded by the exons ATGGATCGTAGATCATCGATAGAGAGTGAAGCAAGTGTTCATTTAGAGATAAATGGGATGTTAAGTTTAACAGAAAGTGGTGTTCCTACTGTCTTTGAACCTCATAGTACAATTGAGACAAAGAACAGCAGTACATCAAATTCTGTTTCTCCGAAAAGGGGAGTGGTTCGTGCACCGGAGAAAAAGATTACTCTTTTTGCTCTAAGGCTAGCAGTGCTTGAAAAAGCAGCAACTGGACTAGGCACACTTGGATTCATATGGGCAACAGTTGTGCTTCTTGGTGGCTTCGCGATCACTTTAGATACGACAGACTTTTGGGTCATAACAACTATTCTGTTGATTGAAGGAACAAGAATCTTTAGCAGGAGTCATGAGCTTGAGTGGCAGCATCAAGCAACATGGTCTATTGCTGATGTGGGGATCAGTAGTTTTCGCGCCATTAAATCAAGTACAAGGAGCATTGTCAAGGCTGCAAAAGCAGTTTTCAAGCCTTTTTCTGATGTTACAAAGGCAAACAGTAGGGAAGTCGGAAGGAACTCACAACAGACAGCTCGTGGGAAATGGGATAAGCGGAGGGTGTCAACACGAATGTGGACTAGTTCAGAGGTTCCTCTGCTTCCATATGCGCGATGGATGTTCATAGCAAGAAATGTTAGCAAGATGCTGTACTGGCTTCAAATATTATCTGCAACAGCATGTTTGGTGCTTTCGTTGATGAAGCTTGTTTTGAGAAACTTTGGTGAAGTGGCCAAAGGAGATACCGATAAGAGGAACAGGAAAAGTGCTCTACTTATATTCTACTCCCTCGCATTCACGGAGGCATTGCTTTTTCTCTTGGAAAAAGCATATTGGGAATGGAAGATCAACTTTTGTAGACTGTTGGAGGAGGTGAACAAAGAATGTGAATTGGGGCCATCAGGTATGACTTGTGTTAGGAGGTTCTTTTATGATGCTTATTCAAGATGTGTTAATGGGAGCATATTTGATGGTCTTAAGATGGACATGGTTTCATTTGCTATGGAACTCCTAGCTTCTAGCTCACCAGATGAACAGCTTATTGGTGCTCAAATCCTAAGAAAATTTGCTACGAGCCCACGATATTGTTACGACACCCTTCAGAAGATAGGAACAGACATAGTAGTAATGGAGAGGTTGGTTGAGATGTTGAATTGGAAAGACATCCAAGAAGAAGAGTTGAGGCTATCAGCAGCAGAGATCATATCGAAGATTACTGGTAAAAAGCAAAATTCTCTTCGTGTTGCGGGGATACCTGGTGCTATGGAGTCCATATCTTCACTTCTTCAAATCAGCAGGATGCCAACTGGAGCAAGTGATGAAATCTGTGAAAAGAGGATCATCTTTGACAATGAGAACTATGGATTTTGGACATTCAATCATTTGGGGCTGCTCATTCTGAAGAAACTTGCTCGCGACCACGATAACTGTGGGAAGATTGGCAATACTAGAGGTCTTCTGCCCAAAATCATAGAGTTCACACAAGCAGGAGAGAGATTACTAACAGAGGAATCAGCCACACCAACACAAATATTGACACTAAAACGGTCACTCCAGGTCGTGAAGATGCTGGCAAGCACAGCAGGCGCCACAGGTAAGGAGCTAAGAAAAGAAATTTCAGAAATAGTCTTCACCATTAGCAATATCAGGGACTTATTAAGATATGGAGAGAGACACCCTACTTTACAACATTTGGGAATAGAGATATTGAAAAGTTTGGGACTGGAGGAAGATGCAACAGAGAGAATTGGAGGCACCGGTGGAATCCTTAAGGAGTTGTGCAATATCTTCCTCAAGGAGGCCATGTCAAATAATCATGGTCATGTAAGAACTGCAGCAGGAGAAGCACTAGCTATGCTAGCACTTGAAAGCAAGAACAACTGCCATAGGATATTGAAACTGAAGGTTACTGGAAAGCTTGTCGAAGCATTGGAAGTTCCATTGCTTCGAATAAATGCAGCAAGAATCCTAAGAAACTTGTGCGTCTACAGTGGAGAAGGTTACATTGAAGAATTGAGGGAACTTGCTTCTGCAGGACCAACT GTACTCAAAGCAATCATGACAGAGGAACACAAGTTACAAGAAGTAATGATGGGACTAGGCGCGCATATATTCAAGTTTATAACACCAGAAGAATCAATCATCATGTTCCAGAGCGCGAAAATTCAAGAAGCTGAACTGGCTGCAAAACTTGTTGAGATTCTTAAGAAGCATCAACATCCATCTATAAAAGTTCCAAGAATTAGGAGGTTTGTCATAGAGTTGTCAATCTGGATGATGAGGGATAAAAGGACAAACATTCAAGTGTTAGGAAATCTGGGAATGGAGACGGAGCTCGAGTACATCATAGAAACAACATCAGAGCTAGAGAGCTTTAATGTTTTCTCAGGAACAGTTGGAATGAATCGACACGGCGTGACAATCCACTCCCTGGTGGATACTGCAATGAAGTTGTTGGCTGGTGAAAAAGAATTATAG